One window of the Fusobacteriaceae bacterium genome contains the following:
- a CDS encoding carbamoyl phosphate synthase small subunit, producing MKGRLILENGMVFEGKLFGRQEDTIGELVFNTGMTGYEELLTDPSYYGQIVVATYPMIGNYGINLDDMESGGPKVKGYIIKEDAKLPNNFRCEMTLDGFLRQFKITGFKGIDTRHLTKIIREQGAMKTIITSKELSAEEIQSRFDNYSMTDVVSRVSVKESYHIPGNGCKVGMMDFGIKTNIIRNFQKRDCDLTVFPWDTTAEEIFSHKLDGLFLSNGPGDPQDLPSVIEQIAKMAGKIPIAGICLGQQLLALALGGNTTKLKYGHRGCNHPVRDLERDRVYITSQNHGYVVNLVPESMEVTHINLNDNSVEGLKSESLRIRCVQYHPEGCPGPHDSEYLFDTFLDLFAGGIA from the coding sequence ATGAAAGGCAGACTGATTCTGGAAAACGGCATGGTTTTTGAGGGAAAACTCTTTGGCCGTCAGGAAGATACCATCGGTGAGCTCGTGTTCAATACCGGCATGACCGGGTATGAGGAGTTGCTGACCGATCCATCCTATTATGGTCAGATCGTGGTGGCCACATATCCCATGATCGGCAATTACGGCATAAACCTTGACGACATGGAGTCGGGAGGCCCCAAAGTCAAGGGTTACATCATCAAAGAAGACGCCAAACTCCCGAACAATTTCCGTTGCGAAATGACCTTGGACGGGTTTTTGCGCCAATTCAAAATTACGGGATTTAAAGGGATCGACACGCGCCATTTGACGAAGATCATCCGCGAGCAGGGGGCCATGAAGACCATCATCACCTCCAAGGAACTGTCGGCGGAAGAGATTCAAAGCCGCTTTGACAACTATTCCATGACCGACGTCGTGAGCCGGGTCAGCGTCAAGGAAAGCTATCATATTCCCGGAAACGGCTGCAAGGTCGGTATGATGGATTTTGGAATCAAGACAAATATTATACGCAATTTTCAAAAGAGAGACTGTGATCTAACCGTATTTCCCTGGGACACCACGGCGGAAGAGATCTTTAGCCATAAACTGGACGGTCTCTTTTTATCTAACGGCCCGGGTGATCCGCAGGACCTGCCCAGCGTCATTGAGCAGATCGCCAAAATGGCGGGAAAAATCCCCATCGCGGGCATTTGTCTCGGCCAGCAGCTGCTGGCTTTGGCCCTGGGCGGCAATACCACGAAGCTCAAATACGGCCATCGGGGCTGCAATCATCCCGTACGGGATCTGGAACGGGACAGGGTCTATATCACGTCGCAAAATCACGGCTATGTGGTCAATCTTGTACCCGAGTCCATGGAAGTCACCCATATCAATTTGAACGATAATTCCGTCGAGGGGCTGAAGAGTGAAAGCCTCAGGATCAGGTGCGTCCAATACCATCCGGAGGGCTGTCCGGGTCCCCATGACTCGGAATACCTGTTTGACACGTTTCTGGATTTGTTTGCGGGAGGGATCGCGTAA
- a CDS encoding MATE family efflux transporter: MIKMKGTADILNGPIWKQILIFFFPILLGTLFQQIYNTTDTVIVGNFVGKEALAAVGGSPFYIINIVIGFSVGLSSGFSVIIAQFFGSRKHKHLSDAIHTSMAFSIGVGIFVNIVMLLVSRPLLLALKVPAGAMKFSLDYMNIVSFGFVFTMVYNMCTAIFRAIGDSRRPLYFLMFSCAVNIVLDLAFVVILKLDVRGVAIATVISQFLSALLALRALVRAEGVWRITIKKIRIHPVMLYKMVRVGIPRALQSVQFSVANMLVQSSFNLLGITAVAGWTVDGKVEQVFWMILNCFGVSITVFTAQNLGARKYERVREGLRVTLRMSFFTTAACSVIMLLMGPFFCRFFTSDPGVLAYAVSILRICAPCYLFYIAVEIIAGFLYGLGISFEPMLIMTTGICVFRIFWVIFVINAAPEPTLYRVITVYPTTWALTSLMFILYYRFSRKRKHLMGM; encoded by the coding sequence ATGATAAAAATGAAAGGGACCGCGGACATCCTCAACGGCCCCATCTGGAAACAAATTTTGATTTTCTTTTTCCCGATCCTGCTGGGGACGCTGTTTCAGCAGATCTACAACACGACCGATACGGTCATTGTGGGAAATTTTGTCGGGAAGGAAGCGCTGGCCGCCGTGGGCGGCAGTCCTTTTTACATTATCAATATCGTGATCGGTTTTTCCGTGGGCCTGTCTTCGGGCTTTTCGGTGATTATCGCGCAGTTTTTCGGATCCCGCAAACACAAGCATCTCTCCGACGCGATTCATACGTCCATGGCTTTCAGCATCGGCGTCGGAATATTCGTCAACATCGTTATGCTGTTGGTTTCGAGGCCACTTTTGCTGGCGCTCAAAGTTCCCGCCGGCGCCATGAAGTTTTCTCTGGACTATATGAATATCGTCTCCTTCGGTTTCGTCTTTACGATGGTCTACAATATGTGTACGGCTATTTTCCGGGCGATCGGCGACTCCCGGAGGCCGCTTTATTTTCTGATGTTCAGCTGCGCCGTCAATATTGTGCTCGACCTCGCCTTCGTGGTCATTTTGAAACTCGACGTCAGGGGCGTCGCCATCGCCACGGTGATTTCGCAATTTTTGAGCGCGCTTCTGGCGCTCCGAGCCCTTGTGCGGGCCGAGGGCGTCTGGCGGATCACGATAAAAAAAATCCGGATTCATCCGGTCATGCTGTACAAAATGGTGCGGGTAGGGATCCCGAGAGCGCTGCAATCGGTGCAGTTTTCCGTCGCCAATATGCTCGTGCAGTCGAGCTTCAATCTCCTGGGGATCACGGCCGTCGCCGGCTGGACCGTTGACGGCAAAGTGGAGCAGGTCTTCTGGATGATCCTCAATTGCTTCGGCGTATCGATTACGGTCTTTACGGCGCAAAACCTCGGCGCCAGAAAATATGAGCGCGTCCGGGAAGGGCTTCGCGTCACGCTTCGAATGTCGTTTTTTACGACGGCCGCGTGCAGCGTCATTATGCTTTTGATGGGTCCCTTCTTCTGCCGCTTTTTTACGAGCGACCCCGGCGTTTTGGCCTACGCGGTTTCCATCCTGCGGATCTGCGCGCCTTGCTATCTCTTTTATATCGCCGTGGAAATCATCGCGGGTTTTCTCTACGGCCTCGGGATATCCTTCGAGCCCATGCTGATCATGACAACGGGAATTTGCGTATTCCGCATCTTCTGGGTGATTTTCGTCATCAACGCCGCGCCCGAACCCACGCTTTATCGCGTGATTACCGTTTATCCTACCACATGGGCGCTGACGAGCCTGATGTTTATCCTCTATTATCGCTTCAGCAGGAAGCGAAAACATCTGATGGGGATGTAG
- the carB gene encoding carbamoyl-phosphate synthase large subunit, producing the protein MLDKTIKKVLVIGSGPIIIGQAAEFDYSGTQACETLKQEGIEVVLINSNPATIMTDTTVADRIYIEPISLDFVEKVIAKERPDSILPGMGGQTGLNMAVELYEKKILEKYGVKVIGTPIEGIKRGEDRQLFREAMTRIGEPVLESKIVTNLEDGYAVAEEIGYPVVVRPAYTLGGTGGGFAANPTELADILEKGLALSRVGQALIEKSILGWKEIEYEVMRDCDGNCITVCNMENIDPVGIHTGDSIVVAPSQTLTDREYQMLRTSSIKIINEIGVVGGCNVQFALNPKSFEYAIIEVNPRVSRSSALASKATGYPIARVATRLSLGYRLFEIKNEVTEKTFACFEPSIDYIVVKIPKWPFDKFKFAKKQLGTKMMATGEIMAIGNNFEAAFLKGIRSLEIGRYSLEHPAVSKMSMTELKDAVRKPDDIRIFIVAEMLKRGYIKEKIQKMTGIDKFYLEKLEWIVKQEEILRELELETLDDDYLKQLKKKGFSDHYIAECLDVPEQVIYEKRIKAGISPVYKMVDTCAGEFAATSSYYYSTYDDYDEVEVSDKRKIVVIGSGPIRIGQGIEFDYCTVHAVKVLKKLGIESIIINNNPETVSTDFSTADKLYFEPLVTEDIMSILDKERPEGVILQFGGQTAIKLAKDLDKRGVKIIGTSADKIDEAEDRERFDEMMERLDIARPQGKGVWKAEDGVAVAESVGYPVLVRPSYVLGGQGMEICYDEKNLVKYLDASFDRDPENPVLIDKYLNGIELEVDAVCDGEDVLIPGVMEHLERAGIHSGDSITIYPPQNLYAGTEDEILAITKKIAEALQVRGMINIQFIAYKNTLYVIEVNPRSSRTVPYISKVSGVPIIELATRVTLGEKLKDLPYGTGIYKKPDLVAVKVPVFSTEKLSSVEVSLGPEMRSTGEVLGIGHNVDEAIFKGLLGAHRIYQIMNKNILVTVRDTDKEEFLPIAADLIRHGSNLYATEGTMEYLNIYGIIAQPVNRIGDVSPNISDLIRERKIDLIINTPTKAGDSQRDGFKMRRSAIEHGVDVLTCFDTIKAILKMQDKKIDALNLDIFDISKI; encoded by the coding sequence ATGCTGGATAAGACCATCAAAAAGGTCCTGGTCATCGGATCGGGCCCCATCATCATCGGCCAGGCCGCGGAATTTGACTATTCGGGCACCCAGGCCTGCGAGACCCTGAAGCAGGAAGGCATCGAGGTCGTCCTGATCAACTCCAATCCCGCCACGATCATGACCGACACCACCGTTGCGGACCGGATCTATATCGAGCCCATCAGTCTCGATTTCGTGGAAAAAGTCATCGCCAAAGAGCGACCCGACTCGATTTTGCCGGGGATGGGCGGCCAGACCGGGCTCAACATGGCCGTTGAACTCTATGAAAAAAAGATCCTTGAAAAATACGGCGTCAAAGTCATCGGCACCCCCATCGAAGGCATCAAGCGAGGAGAAGACCGGCAGTTGTTCCGGGAAGCCATGACGCGGATCGGGGAACCGGTCCTGGAGAGCAAGATAGTCACCAACCTTGAAGACGGCTATGCGGTAGCGGAGGAAATCGGCTATCCTGTTGTCGTGCGCCCCGCCTATACGCTGGGCGGCACCGGCGGCGGCTTCGCCGCAAACCCCACGGAACTTGCCGATATCTTGGAAAAAGGGCTCGCGCTGTCCCGGGTAGGCCAAGCGCTGATCGAAAAATCCATTCTCGGTTGGAAGGAAATCGAATACGAAGTCATGCGCGACTGTGACGGGAACTGCATCACGGTCTGCAACATGGAAAATATCGATCCGGTCGGGATTCACACGGGGGATTCCATCGTGGTCGCGCCGTCCCAGACCCTCACGGACCGCGAATATCAGATGCTCCGGACATCGTCTATAAAGATCATCAACGAAATCGGCGTCGTGGGCGGATGCAACGTTCAATTCGCGCTTAACCCCAAATCTTTCGAATACGCGATTATCGAGGTCAACCCGCGGGTTTCCCGCTCTTCGGCCCTGGCGTCAAAAGCGACAGGCTATCCGATTGCCCGGGTAGCGACGAGGCTCTCGCTGGGATACCGGCTCTTTGAGATCAAAAACGAGGTCACGGAAAAAACCTTCGCCTGTTTTGAACCCTCGATTGATTATATCGTCGTAAAGATCCCCAAATGGCCCTTTGACAAGTTCAAATTCGCCAAGAAGCAGTTGGGCACAAAAATGATGGCGACCGGTGAAATTATGGCCATCGGGAACAATTTTGAGGCCGCGTTCCTCAAAGGGATCCGCTCTCTGGAAATCGGGCGCTACAGCCTCGAACACCCGGCCGTATCCAAAATGTCCATGACGGAACTCAAGGACGCCGTCCGGAAACCCGACGACATTCGGATTTTTATTGTCGCCGAAATGCTCAAACGGGGCTATATCAAAGAAAAAATACAAAAGATGACAGGTATCGATAAATTCTATCTGGAAAAACTCGAATGGATCGTCAAGCAGGAAGAAATCCTGCGGGAACTCGAGCTGGAAACCCTCGATGACGATTACCTGAAGCAATTGAAGAAAAAAGGATTTTCCGATCATTATATCGCCGAATGCCTCGATGTGCCGGAGCAGGTGATCTATGAAAAGCGGATCAAGGCCGGAATCTCGCCGGTCTACAAGATGGTCGATACCTGCGCGGGCGAGTTCGCCGCGACCTCATCCTATTACTACTCGACTTACGACGACTACGACGAGGTGGAAGTTTCCGACAAGCGAAAGATCGTCGTGATCGGCTCGGGTCCCATCCGGATCGGTCAGGGCATCGAGTTTGACTATTGCACAGTGCACGCGGTCAAGGTCTTGAAGAAGCTCGGTATCGAGAGTATTATCATCAACAATAATCCCGAGACGGTGTCGACGGACTTTTCCACCGCCGACAAGCTCTATTTCGAACCTCTCGTGACCGAAGACATCATGTCCATTCTCGACAAAGAACGGCCCGAGGGTGTCATTCTGCAATTCGGAGGGCAGACCGCCATCAAGCTCGCCAAGGATTTGGATAAACGCGGCGTCAAGATCATCGGGACCAGCGCCGACAAGATCGACGAGGCCGAAGACCGCGAGCGCTTCGATGAAATGATGGAGCGGCTCGATATCGCGCGGCCCCAGGGCAAAGGCGTCTGGAAGGCTGAAGACGGCGTTGCCGTCGCTGAAAGCGTCGGCTATCCGGTTTTGGTGAGACCTTCGTACGTCCTGGGCGGACAGGGCATGGAGATCTGCTATGATGAGAAAAACCTCGTCAAGTATCTGGACGCGTCCTTCGACAGAGATCCGGAAAACCCCGTCTTGATTGATAAATACCTGAACGGTATTGAATTGGAAGTCGACGCTGTATGCGACGGGGAGGACGTTCTGATCCCTGGCGTCATGGAGCATTTGGAGCGGGCGGGCATCCATTCCGGCGACTCCATTACGATCTATCCGCCGCAAAATCTCTACGCGGGGACAGAAGACGAAATTTTGGCCATCACGAAAAAAATCGCGGAGGCTTTGCAGGTCCGCGGGATGATCAATATTCAGTTTATCGCCTACAAGAATACGCTCTATGTGATCGAGGTCAATCCCAGATCGTCCCGGACGGTCCCCTATATCTCCAAGGTATCGGGCGTGCCGATTATCGAGCTGGCGACCCGGGTTACGCTCGGGGAAAAACTCAAAGACCTGCCCTACGGCACGGGCATATATAAGAAGCCCGACCTCGTGGCCGTGAAAGTACCGGTATTTTCGACGGAAAAGCTCTCGAGCGTCGAAGTCTCCCTGGGTCCTGAAATGCGCTCAACCGGTGAAGTATTGGGGATCGGACACAATGTGGACGAGGCGATATTCAAAGGCCTTTTGGGGGCCCACCGGATTTACCAGATCATGAACAAGAACATCCTCGTCACCGTGCGGGATACCGATAAGGAAGAATTTCTCCCGATCGCAGCCGATCTGATCCGGCACGGATCCAATCTCTACGCGACGGAAGGGACCATGGAATACCTCAATATCTACGGCATTATCGCCCAGCCCGTCAACCGCATCGGCGACGTATCGCCCAATATTTCGGACCTGATCCGGGAACGGAAGATCGATCTCATTATCAATACGCCCACCAAGGCGGGCGATTCCCAGCGGGACGGCTTCAAGATGCGCCGCTCGGCCATTGAGCACGGGGTCGACGTGCTGACTTGCTTCGATACGATCAAGGCCATTCTAAAAATGCAGGACAAGAAAATCGACGCGCTGAATCTCGATATTTTCGATATCAGCAAGATCTGA